One window of the Thermococcus sp. P6 genome contains the following:
- the mfnA gene encoding tyrosine decarboxylase MfnA: protein MFPRKGASEREVLEELEKKTSQDLTFDSGRILGSMCTQPHPLAIEVVRRYIDRNLGDPGLHVGSRKIEEEVIEMLSNLLGLEKGYGHVVSGGTEANILAVRAFRNLSDVEKPELIIPESAHFSFLKAGEMLGVRLVRARLKEDYSVDVKDVENRISEDTIGIVGIAGTTGLGVVDDIPSLSDLALDYGLPLHVDAAFGGFVIPFAKELGYDLPDFDFRLRGVMSVTIDPHKMGMVPIPAGGIIFREKKFLEAISVPAPYLAGGKVWQATITGTRPGANTLAVWAMIKHLGFEGYREIVKTAMELSRWFAGELKRIPGVYLIREPVLNIVSFGTPNLEEVEEKLKERGWGISAHRGYIRIVIMPHVRREHLEEFLRDLRSALLEKG from the coding sequence ATGTTCCCGAGAAAAGGAGCGAGCGAACGAGAAGTTCTGGAGGAGCTTGAGAAAAAAACATCTCAGGATCTGACCTTCGATTCCGGCAGGATACTCGGCTCGATGTGCACCCAGCCGCATCCCCTCGCGATCGAGGTCGTGAGGAGGTACATAGACCGGAACCTCGGCGACCCGGGTTTGCACGTCGGAAGCAGAAAGATCGAGGAAGAGGTCATTGAAATGCTCTCGAACCTTCTGGGGCTGGAAAAGGGCTACGGACACGTGGTTTCGGGGGGTACCGAAGCCAACATTCTGGCGGTGAGGGCCTTCAGGAACCTGAGTGATGTGGAGAAACCCGAGCTTATAATCCCCGAGAGTGCCCACTTCTCCTTCCTGAAGGCCGGCGAGATGCTCGGGGTAAGGCTCGTCCGGGCGAGGTTGAAGGAGGATTATTCGGTCGATGTTAAGGACGTCGAGAACAGGATCAGCGAGGACACGATAGGAATAGTTGGAATAGCAGGAACGACAGGCCTCGGCGTCGTGGATGATATTCCATCGCTGAGCGATCTGGCCCTCGATTACGGCCTGCCTCTCCACGTGGACGCGGCCTTCGGTGGTTTCGTGATACCCTTCGCAAAGGAGCTCGGATACGACCTTCCGGACTTTGACTTCAGGCTCAGGGGGGTTATGAGCGTGACGATAGACCCCCACAAGATGGGCATGGTTCCCATCCCCGCCGGCGGGATAATCTTCAGGGAGAAAAAGTTCCTCGAGGCCATAAGCGTCCCGGCACCTTACCTCGCGGGGGGAAAGGTGTGGCAGGCGACCATAACCGGAACCCGGCCCGGCGCGAACACCCTGGCCGTGTGGGCCATGATAAAGCACCTCGGGTTCGAAGGTTACAGGGAGATCGTGAAGACCGCCATGGAGCTGAGCAGGTGGTTTGCCGGCGAGCTAAAGAGGATTCCCGGCGTTTACCTGATCCGGGAACCTGTGCTCAACATCGTCTCGTTCGGAACGCCGAACCTTGAGGAAGTCGAGGAAAAGCTGAAGGAGAGGGGGTGGGGCATAAGCGCACACAGGGGCTACATAAGGATAGTCATAATGCCCCACGTCAGGAGGGAGCATCTGGAGGAGTTTTTGAGGGACCTACGCTCGGCGTTACTGGAAAAAGGGTAA
- a CDS encoding cation:proton antiporter — MEFLPSLAVLLVTAKSIEWLFEKLDIHPIVAHVLTGIILGPFLLGLVEPTDELRVLADFGLIMMMLYMGLTSNFSAIAHNTVKALIVASLGVAFSFALGFLTVLYFSGSITAAIFVGVALGNTAIEVTSGVLAREHVTGEISSILMGAAFADDIMAVYLIGIVTALAGGGLSASSLGILTVKIFAFIGTVLIASEYLLKRAKWFNSVFRNLNVFFTFTLILTFSLSIIAQWVGLNQIIGAYLAGLMISRLKEKRDPLVIPRIKLNALIGNLQVVLTEFFIPLFFIYVGLMFNPPVRDLSPMLIGVLYLSAVAGKLIGCGLGSRLSGLDWRNSILIGIGMGGRGSLELAILTFGLNAGLIDQVLFAGFIAVSMLTALTTPVFFKKYLERIRT; from the coding sequence GTGGAGTTCCTGCCATCGCTGGCCGTTCTCCTCGTGACGGCCAAGAGCATTGAATGGCTCTTCGAGAAGCTGGACATCCACCCCATAGTGGCCCACGTCCTCACGGGCATAATTCTGGGACCGTTCCTGCTCGGCCTTGTAGAACCCACCGATGAACTCCGGGTTCTGGCCGATTTCGGGCTGATAATGATGATGCTGTACATGGGACTGACGAGCAACTTCTCGGCCATAGCCCACAACACCGTGAAAGCCCTGATCGTGGCGAGCCTGGGAGTTGCGTTCTCCTTCGCGCTGGGCTTTCTGACGGTGCTCTACTTTAGCGGGAGCATCACCGCGGCGATATTCGTGGGAGTGGCCCTCGGCAACACGGCAATAGAGGTAACGAGCGGCGTTCTGGCGAGGGAGCACGTTACCGGGGAGATCTCGTCCATCCTCATGGGCGCGGCCTTTGCCGACGACATAATGGCGGTCTACCTCATAGGAATAGTAACCGCACTCGCCGGCGGAGGACTCAGCGCTTCCTCCCTGGGAATCCTGACGGTTAAGATATTCGCCTTCATAGGGACCGTCCTCATCGCCTCGGAATACCTGCTCAAGAGGGCGAAGTGGTTCAATTCGGTCTTCAGGAACCTCAACGTGTTCTTCACGTTCACCCTCATCCTTACCTTCTCGCTCTCCATAATAGCGCAGTGGGTCGGCCTCAACCAGATAATAGGGGCCTATCTGGCAGGCCTTATGATAAGTCGCCTGAAGGAGAAGAGAGACCCGCTCGTGATCCCGAGGATAAAACTGAACGCGCTTATCGGGAACCTTCAGGTGGTCCTGACCGAGTTCTTCATCCCCCTTTTCTTCATCTACGTTGGACTGATGTTCAACCCACCGGTAAGGGACCTTAGTCCCATGCTCATCGGGGTGCTCTACCTTTCGGCCGTGGCCGGAAAACTCATCGGATGCGGTCTGGGTAGCAGGCTCTCCGGCCTTGACTGGAGGAACTCCATACTCATCGGCATAGGAATGGGTGGAAGGGGAAGCCTGGAGCTGGCCATACTGACCTTTGGGCTCAATGCCGGGCTCATAGATCAGGTTCTCTTCGCCGGTTTCATAGCGGTGTCGATGCTCACAGCGCTGACGACCCCGGTTTTCTTTAAGAAGTACCTCGAAAGGATAAGGACTTAA
- a CDS encoding DUF131 domain-containing protein, translating to MDRGTLLVMAGFGMILLGFLLVFIGTVISSLGDGEVEGGGVIMIGPIPIIFGRGRGASVAAVLAIILMALWIIGFLLTRRG from the coding sequence ATGGACAGGGGAACCCTCCTCGTGATGGCCGGCTTTGGAATGATACTCCTCGGCTTCCTGCTGGTGTTCATAGGAACTGTGATATCCAGCCTCGGTGATGGGGAGGTGGAGGGCGGAGGGGTGATAATGATAGGCCCGATACCGATAATCTTCGGAAGGGGGAGGGGTGCAAGCGTTGCAGCGGTGCTCGCTATAATCCTCATGGCCCTCTGGATAATAGGCTTTCTGCTGACGAGGAGGGGATGA
- a CDS encoding HAD family hydrolase, producing the protein MLVLVDLDDTLCNTWDASRYAVLRLIPFLLRRRKFRAFLYILTARYRELEQSKELHILDLDRIIERVMEKVYSRVPREELEEMERLVDGVFFSNLRLFPDAIPFLEGLRRMNARVVLVTDSSTRWQRKKLEYLGIKDYFDALIISGETGYSKLEPHNFRLARRLFPGESEVYVVGDRDDTDMRGGKGIGATTILVSRGYFKGRLAKHADYVVKDLREALEVIEREHKNRAEA; encoded by the coding sequence ATGCTGGTGCTCGTTGACCTCGATGATACCCTGTGCAACACGTGGGATGCCAGCAGGTACGCCGTGCTCCGCCTCATCCCCTTCCTGCTGAGGAGGCGTAAGTTCAGGGCATTCCTCTACATACTCACCGCCCGCTACCGCGAGCTGGAGCAGTCGAAGGAGCTCCATATTCTGGATCTGGACAGGATCATCGAGAGGGTCATGGAAAAGGTCTATTCCCGGGTTCCCCGGGAGGAGCTTGAGGAGATGGAGAGGCTCGTGGATGGGGTCTTCTTCTCCAACCTCAGGCTGTTTCCGGACGCCATCCCTTTCCTCGAGGGGTTGAGGAGGATGAACGCACGGGTGGTCCTTGTAACGGACTCCTCCACCAGATGGCAGAGGAAAAAGCTTGAATACCTCGGCATAAAGGACTACTTCGATGCCCTGATAATCAGCGGGGAAACCGGTTACAGCAAGCTTGAGCCCCACAACTTCCGCCTTGCGAGGCGACTCTTTCCGGGAGAAAGCGAGGTTTACGTTGTCGGGGATCGGGACGATACAGACATGAGGGGCGGGAAGGGGATAGGTGCCACGACGATACTCGTGAGCAGGGGTTACTTCAAGGGAAGGCTCGCGAAGCACGCCGACTACGTGGTGAAGGACCTCAGGGAGGCTCTGGAGGTGATCGAGCGTGAGCATAAAAATCGAGCTGAAGCGTAA
- a CDS encoding diacylglycerol/polyprenol kinase family protein, with protein sequence MSIKIELKRKSLHLSGLLVPLSYLLFGRALTLTIVGTAFFLFVALEPFRIIEEMRDRIKRRLRVHVDGALLGRVENLERQIDEITRKHERNRVAAHIYFTFAAFIVVYFFPREIAVGAITVATVGDALAAIIGRSFGRHRFPNGKSLEGSLSYFISGFLVLWLLMDPFSALFGSLVGTLVEFYGFPPGRDPGDQLDDNFSNQLAIALILYLLSLF encoded by the coding sequence GTGAGCATAAAAATCGAGCTGAAGCGTAAATCTCTTCATCTCTCGGGCCTCCTCGTTCCCCTATCTTATCTCCTCTTCGGCAGAGCGCTTACCCTGACGATCGTCGGCACGGCTTTTTTCCTCTTCGTGGCCCTCGAACCCTTCAGGATAATCGAGGAGATGAGGGACAGAATCAAAAGAAGGCTCAGGGTACACGTTGACGGGGCCCTTCTCGGACGGGTTGAAAATCTGGAGAGGCAGATAGACGAGATAACCCGGAAGCATGAACGGAACCGCGTGGCGGCTCACATCTACTTCACCTTCGCCGCCTTCATAGTGGTTTACTTCTTCCCCAGGGAGATAGCGGTGGGGGCGATCACCGTCGCAACGGTAGGGGACGCTCTGGCTGCCATAATAGGAAGATCCTTTGGCAGGCACAGGTTCCCCAACGGTAAGAGCCTCGAGGGGAGTCTCTCCTACTTCATCTCCGGCTTTCTCGTTCTCTGGCTCCTCATGGATCCATTTTCAGCCCTTTTCGGGTCCCTCGTCGGGACCCTCGTGGAGTTCTACGGTTTTCCCCCCGGGAGAGATCCCGGAGATCAGCTCGACGACAACTTCTCCAACCAGCTGGCGATTGCCCTAATCCTCTACCTTCTGAGCCTGTTTTAA
- a CDS encoding CARDB domain-containing protein, translated as MKKESALVLMALLLFGVVPAGHLASAMYGTKIVDGSLNDWTASDLIATGKDTGLAGANLDRMYVSWDDQYLYIAIKTNNTGSWDVAYGIGIDVDPGTGNGYTGSGDSWGRKVNFSNGFAPDYEIYFWWGWDSGLSADNFNTWTGSGWTYGSIADAGGSFAYTGDNSTGLQTVEIKIPWSALGGKPEKVAVMAWVAGGDGSSAVDSLPVDPAIDYNNIGGEWTDQDVFTSMALVSVAPKTIDGNLDDWSESDVMVTGRDNGQVGANLDRMYVSWDDQYLYIAIKTNNTGSWDVAYGIGIDVDPGTGNGYTGNSDSWGRSVSFSNGFAPDYEIYFWWGWDSGMGTDNFNTWTGSGWTYGSIADAGGSFAYTGNTSTGLQTVEIKIPWSALGGKHSRFAIMSWITGSGGSAVDSLPVDPAIDYNNIGGEWGDQDVFTNMLTCEWFLMADLTVSVSGPGVVGLNRTAVYNVTVKNEGSLPAINASVRVYINNTLYTNWTTDLNPGESKGFTFSWIPNATGTYTIRAVVDEDNLIPEASESNNEFTTNVNVVWVGNIDVDGNPEDWPAVTLDPDSYTVQDGFFIWSDAPNDQRHDKDQYLPGGTSSHADLTEVGVTKDDRYVYFLFRFANMSNIKIGDNGATFIAVPIDYKEGGATPFAGEMDTDGVIQWDVQMAVNLGGDQYTGQTSAVAPAGTGKKSLLYFVDPDGNMITVNDATVGVDLTKNTVEVRVPLSLFEGAREFTFQVGTGFSYGEGVWNFGNDFANDGISDMVDTISKEENTTKELTDNIPDYYVKIRMNNIVEGASLLSARIQRIISYQNSFIVFNKYYGTNYFQIYYERYSDLMEQLQSMPLSDEMNEKLQKLENSVMDLLKVYNEGKTLIDSPNYALVGSLKIYGAYTGMKKIVGQMEAMLKEVQGENFERKKHMEELAKNLTKTIDGNLDDWNVQPVAVDESHYGQDGANLKALYVDYDDQFLYIALTTENKASWRVAYGIALDYKEGGYTTGTDAWGRKVSFTGGVDAELYFFWNGEFFGDKGTSNITSAQLILWDGSAWNYEELKWTGFYAYTGGAENGLQTLEIAIPWSALEGKPEKVNVVAYVTGQGGGDSAVDSLPLQEAVKDKAPGDEWGDADTFTEFATVTIE; from the coding sequence ATGAAAAAGGAGTCTGCGTTGGTGTTGATGGCCCTTCTCCTGTTTGGTGTTGTGCCGGCCGGCCATCTTGCAAGTGCCATGTACGGGACCAAGATAGTGGACGGAAGTCTGAACGACTGGACGGCCTCGGATCTGATAGCCACCGGTAAGGATACCGGTCTGGCTGGAGCGAACCTCGATAGGATGTACGTTTCGTGGGACGACCAGTACCTCTACATCGCAATAAAAACGAACAATACAGGAAGCTGGGATGTGGCTTACGGAATTGGAATAGACGTTGATCCCGGAACCGGGAACGGTTATACCGGAAGCGGCGATTCATGGGGAAGGAAGGTAAACTTCTCCAACGGCTTTGCCCCTGATTACGAGATTTACTTCTGGTGGGGCTGGGACAGCGGATTGAGTGCGGACAACTTCAACACGTGGACTGGAAGCGGCTGGACCTACGGAAGCATTGCAGACGCGGGTGGAAGTTTTGCCTACACGGGCGACAACTCAACGGGCCTTCAGACGGTGGAGATAAAAATACCGTGGAGCGCCCTCGGAGGCAAGCCTGAAAAAGTGGCGGTAATGGCCTGGGTGGCTGGAGGCGATGGTTCTTCTGCGGTTGATTCCCTGCCCGTTGATCCGGCCATAGACTACAATAACATCGGAGGAGAATGGACGGACCAGGACGTGTTCACCAGCATGGCCCTGGTCTCGGTGGCTCCCAAGACCATAGACGGCAACCTCGACGACTGGAGTGAATCCGATGTAATGGTTACCGGTCGGGATAATGGACAGGTCGGAGCGAACCTTGATAGGATGTACGTTTCGTGGGACGACCAGTACCTCTACATCGCAATAAAAACGAACAATACAGGAAGCTGGGATGTAGCTTACGGAATTGGAATAGACGTTGACCCCGGAACGGGGAACGGTTACACTGGAAACAGCGATTCATGGGGAAGGAGCGTCAGCTTCTCCAACGGCTTTGCCCCCGATTACGAGATTTACTTCTGGTGGGGCTGGGACAGCGGAATGGGCACGGACAACTTCAACACGTGGACTGGAAGCGGCTGGACCTACGGAAGCATCGCGGACGCGGGCGGAAGCTTTGCCTACACGGGCAACACCTCAACGGGCCTCCAGACGGTGGAGATAAAAATACCGTGGAGCGCCCTCGGAGGCAAGCACTCCAGGTTTGCGATCATGTCATGGATAACCGGATCTGGTGGTTCTGCGGTTGATTCCCTGCCCGTAGATCCGGCCATAGACTACAATAACATCGGAGGAGAATGGGGAGACCAAGACGTATTCACCAACATGCTCACCTGCGAGTGGTTCCTCATGGCCGATCTAACGGTGAGCGTGAGCGGACCGGGCGTTGTGGGCCTCAACAGGACCGCGGTCTACAACGTTACCGTCAAAAACGAGGGTTCCCTTCCAGCGATCAACGCGAGCGTTAGGGTTTACATCAACAACACCCTCTACACCAACTGGACAACCGACCTCAACCCGGGAGAGAGCAAAGGGTTCACCTTCAGCTGGATCCCAAACGCCACCGGAACCTATACGATACGGGCCGTTGTTGACGAGGATAACCTCATACCCGAGGCCAGTGAGAGCAACAACGAGTTCACCACAAACGTAAACGTGGTATGGGTGGGGAACATAGATGTGGACGGAAACCCGGAGGACTGGCCCGCGGTCACCCTTGATCCGGATTCATACACCGTCCAAGACGGGTTCTTCATATGGAGCGACGCCCCCAACGACCAGAGGCACGACAAAGACCAGTACCTGCCGGGCGGAACATCATCCCACGCCGACCTAACGGAGGTTGGGGTGACCAAGGACGACCGCTACGTCTACTTCCTCTTCAGGTTCGCCAACATGAGCAACATAAAGATCGGCGACAACGGTGCAACCTTCATAGCCGTCCCGATAGACTACAAGGAGGGAGGGGCGACCCCGTTCGCCGGCGAGATGGACACCGATGGGGTCATCCAGTGGGACGTCCAGATGGCCGTGAACCTCGGAGGAGATCAGTACACCGGACAGACGTCAGCGGTTGCCCCCGCCGGAACGGGCAAGAAATCCCTGCTGTACTTCGTGGATCCCGACGGGAACATGATTACGGTAAATGACGCGACGGTGGGCGTTGACCTGACGAAGAACACCGTCGAAGTGAGGGTTCCGCTGAGCCTCTTCGAAGGGGCCAGGGAGTTCACCTTCCAGGTGGGAACCGGCTTCAGCTACGGCGAAGGGGTATGGAACTTCGGAAACGACTTTGCCAACGACGGCATAAGCGACATGGTTGACACGATAAGCAAGGAGGAGAACACCACGAAGGAGCTGACGGACAACATCCCCGATTACTACGTCAAGATCAGAATGAACAACATCGTTGAAGGTGCGAGCCTGCTAAGCGCCAGGATACAGAGGATCATAAGCTACCAGAACTCCTTCATAGTGTTCAACAAGTACTACGGAACCAATTACTTCCAGATTTACTACGAGCGCTACAGCGACCTAATGGAGCAGCTCCAGAGCATGCCCCTGAGCGATGAAATGAATGAGAAACTCCAGAAGCTCGAAAACAGTGTTATGGACCTCCTGAAGGTCTACAACGAAGGCAAAACGCTCATAGACAGCCCCAACTACGCACTGGTTGGCTCCCTCAAGATATACGGGGCGTACACCGGAATGAAAAAGATAGTGGGCCAGATGGAGGCGATGCTGAAAGAGGTCCAGGGCGAAAACTTCGAGAGGAAGAAGCACATGGAGGAGCTCGCCAAGAACCTGACCAAGACCATAGACGGCAACCTCGACGACTGGAACGTCCAGCCGGTAGCGGTGGATGAAAGCCACTACGGACAGGACGGTGCCAACCTCAAGGCCCTCTACGTTGACTACGACGACCAGTTCCTCTACATAGCCCTCACCACCGAAAACAAGGCCTCATGGAGGGTTGCCTACGGTATAGCCCTCGACTACAAAGAAGGAGGCTACACAACGGGCACCGACGCATGGGGCAGGAAGGTGAGCTTCACCGGTGGAGTTGACGCTGAGCTCTACTTCTTCTGGAACGGTGAGTTCTTCGGGGACAAGGGAACGAGCAACATAACCAGTGCACAGCTCATTCTCTGGGACGGAAGCGCCTGGAATTACGAGGAGCTCAAGTGGACGGGATTCTACGCCTACACCGGTGGTGCTGAGAACGGCCTCCAGACGCTCGAGATAGCCATTCCATGGAGCGCCCTCGAAGGAAAGCCGGAGAAGGTGAACGTGGTCGCCTACGTGACCGGACAGGGTGGCGGAGATTCCGCGGTTGATTCCCTGCCGCTTCAGGAGGCCGTTAAGGACAAGGCACCCGGAGACGAGTGGGGCGATGCGGACACCTTCACGGAGTTCGCCACGGTTACCATAGAGTGA
- a CDS encoding alpha-amylase/4-alpha-glucanotransferase domain-containing protein — protein sequence MVNFIFGVHNHQPLGNFGWVLEDAYRRSYGPFMETLEEYPNMKVALHTSGPLLEWLNENKPDYIDLIRSLVRRGQLEIVVAGFYEPVLAAIPKEDRVEQIRLLREYAKKLGYEARGVWLTERVWQPELVKSLREAGIDYVIVDDYHFMSAGLSKEELFWPYYTEDGGEVITVFPIDEKLRYLIPFRPVEKTVEYLHSLDDEDESKVAVFHDDGEKFGVWPGTYEWVYEKGWLREFFDRISSDERINVTLYSEYLNRFKPRGLVYLPIASYFEMSEWSLPARQAKLFVEFVDKLKERGEFERYRVFVRGGIWKNFFFKYPESNYMHKRMLMVSKAVRDNPEARRYILRAQCNDAYWHGVFGGVYLPHLRRAVWENIIRANTFVSTGNFVRDVDFDGRDEVFLENEGFYAVFKPSYGGALFEFSSKGRAVNYNDVIARRWEHYHDVPDRAPEEDGEGVASIHEFSKSIPDEIRRELAYDSHLRAILQDHFLDPETGLEEYRLARYLELGDFINTPYDYRVSGDSVSLWRDGRVSGRPARVEKSFTLEDDGFVVDYTVRSDEALFGVEMNLAVHSVMEKPGEFRAERFEVNDPYGIGRVAIELEGEALVWKYPVRTLSQSESGWDFIQQGVSYTILFPVENELKFRLRFREL from the coding sequence ATGGTGAACTTCATATTCGGTGTCCACAACCATCAGCCCCTCGGTAACTTCGGCTGGGTGCTGGAAGATGCCTACAGGCGTTCCTATGGGCCCTTCATGGAGACGCTGGAGGAGTATCCGAACATGAAGGTGGCCCTTCACACGAGCGGACCCCTTCTGGAGTGGCTGAATGAAAATAAGCCGGATTACATAGATCTGATAAGATCCCTCGTGAGGAGGGGCCAGCTCGAGATAGTGGTCGCTGGCTTTTACGAGCCCGTTCTGGCGGCCATTCCAAAGGAGGACAGGGTGGAACAGATAAGGCTCCTCAGGGAGTACGCCAAAAAGCTTGGCTACGAAGCGAGGGGCGTCTGGCTCACCGAGAGGGTATGGCAGCCCGAACTGGTTAAATCCCTCAGGGAAGCAGGGATAGATTACGTTATCGTTGACGACTACCACTTCATGAGCGCGGGCCTGAGCAAGGAGGAACTTTTCTGGCCCTATTACACGGAGGACGGTGGGGAGGTAATAACCGTCTTCCCGATAGACGAGAAGTTGAGGTACCTGATACCCTTCAGGCCGGTCGAGAAGACCGTTGAGTACCTCCATTCCCTCGACGATGAGGACGAGAGCAAGGTGGCGGTTTTCCATGACGACGGCGAGAAGTTCGGGGTCTGGCCGGGAACCTACGAGTGGGTTTACGAGAAGGGCTGGCTCAGGGAGTTCTTCGACAGGATCTCGAGCGATGAGAGGATAAACGTTACGCTCTACTCCGAATACCTCAACCGCTTCAAGCCGAGGGGATTGGTTTACCTTCCCATAGCTTCCTACTTCGAGATGAGCGAGTGGAGCCTCCCGGCAAGGCAGGCAAAGCTCTTCGTCGAATTCGTGGATAAACTGAAGGAGAGGGGAGAGTTCGAGAGGTACCGCGTCTTCGTCCGCGGTGGCATCTGGAAGAACTTCTTCTTCAAGTATCCGGAGAGCAACTACATGCACAAGAGGATGCTCATGGTGAGCAAGGCCGTTAGGGATAACCCCGAGGCAAGACGGTACATCCTAAGGGCCCAGTGCAACGATGCCTACTGGCACGGCGTCTTCGGGGGCGTTTACCTGCCCCACCTCAGACGGGCCGTGTGGGAGAACATCATAAGGGCCAACACCTTCGTTTCCACCGGGAACTTCGTCAGGGACGTGGATTTTGACGGACGCGATGAGGTCTTTCTGGAGAACGAAGGCTTTTACGCCGTCTTCAAGCCATCCTACGGTGGAGCCCTCTTCGAGTTCAGCTCAAAGGGAAGGGCCGTGAACTACAACGACGTCATTGCGAGGCGCTGGGAACACTACCACGACGTCCCCGACAGGGCCCCCGAAGAGGATGGGGAGGGAGTTGCGAGCATCCACGAGTTCAGCAAGAGCATTCCGGACGAGATAAGGCGTGAGCTGGCTTACGATAGCCATCTAAGGGCGATCCTTCAGGATCACTTCCTCGATCCGGAGACCGGGTTGGAGGAGTACCGTCTCGCGAGGTACCTCGAGCTCGGCGACTTCATCAACACCCCCTACGATTACAGGGTTTCGGGGGATTCCGTAAGCCTATGGCGCGATGGAAGGGTCTCCGGAAGGCCCGCGAGGGTTGAGAAGTCCTTCACTCTGGAGGATGATGGCTTCGTTGTGGACTACACCGTAAGGAGCGATGAGGCTCTCTTCGGCGTCGAGATGAACCTCGCGGTTCACAGCGTTATGGAAAAGCCCGGCGAGTTCAGGGCGGAGCGCTTTGAGGTCAACGATCCCTACGGCATCGGAAGGGTTGCTATAGAACTCGAGGGGGAAGCCCTCGTCTGGAAGTACCCCGTAAGGACTCTGAGCCAGAGCGAGTCGGGATGGGACTTCATACAGCAGGGCGTCAGCTACACCATCCTCTTCCCGGTTGAAAACGAGCTAAAGTTCAGGCTCCGCTTCAGGGAGCTCTGA
- a CDS encoding TIGR00269 family protein: MTVKCRLCGRPAFIKLHYPRTYLCREHFIEYFERKVRRTIERYKLLKPDERVLAVVSGGKDSAVTAYVLKKLGYDIECLHINLGIGEYSEKSEEYARKQCEAFEVPLHVVRVKELLGKGIGEVRTRRPVCSYCGLTKRYIFNKFAYDNGFDAVATGHNLDDEASFIFASLMNWNTDYLAKQGPVTPSQFNGKLVKKVKPLYELTEREIVAYALAEGIKYLMDECPHAVGATTLKYKNILNAMEEERPGTKVNFVKGYLRNRDLFRARLDERELRECKVCGMPSNGEVCSFCRFWGLEKPLEFRVREG, encoded by the coding sequence ATGACGGTGAAGTGCAGGTTATGCGGGAGACCGGCTTTTATCAAGCTCCACTACCCAAGGACCTACCTGTGTCGGGAGCATTTTATCGAATACTTCGAGCGGAAGGTCCGGAGAACCATAGAGAGGTATAAGCTCCTCAAACCGGATGAGAGGGTCTTAGCTGTCGTGAGCGGGGGTAAGGACTCGGCCGTCACAGCTTACGTTCTCAAAAAACTCGGCTACGATATCGAATGCCTTCACATCAACCTCGGAATAGGGGAGTACTCGGAGAAGAGCGAGGAATACGCAAGGAAACAGTGCGAGGCCTTTGAGGTTCCCCTCCACGTCGTCCGGGTTAAGGAGCTTCTCGGTAAGGGAATCGGGGAAGTCAGAACCAGGAGGCCGGTCTGTTCCTACTGCGGGCTGACGAAGAGGTACATCTTCAACAAATTCGCCTACGACAACGGGTTCGATGCCGTCGCCACCGGCCACAACCTCGACGACGAGGCGAGCTTCATATTCGCCAGCCTGATGAACTGGAACACGGATTATCTAGCCAAGCAGGGGCCTGTAACACCCTCACAGTTCAATGGAAAGCTCGTAAAGAAGGTTAAACCCCTCTATGAACTAACTGAGCGGGAGATCGTGGCCTACGCTCTGGCGGAGGGGATAAAGTACCTCATGGATGAATGTCCTCATGCTGTGGGAGCCACCACCCTCAAGTACAAGAACATTCTGAACGCCATGGAGGAGGAAAGGCCCGGGACAAAGGTGAACTTCGTCAAGGGTTACCTCAGGAACAGGGACCTTTTCAGGGCCCGCCTCGACGAGAGGGAGCTCAGGGAATGTAAGGTCTGCGGAATGCCCTCCAACGGGGAGGTTTGCTCCTTCTGTCGCTTCTGGGGGCTTGAAAAACCGCTGGAGTTCAGGGTTAGAGAGGGTTAA
- a CDS encoding DUF257 family protein: MKFGEYLRGIEKGESVLIEHTSLSNHPLLFHTIGETYGWEKILVVDIIDSLLPVLGWLNAAGLQVPMSIARIKAGGISNWGRVVLELNPHKDPGIFLTIFTKKLKEYYSENPGTVTVILNPERVIPIQGGDRRLILSLANLASAFLGNPNRKTFYFVNREIADRSYLALLEETFTRVLVVENDGKTRIAKSPR; encoded by the coding sequence ATGAAGTTTGGAGAGTACCTTCGGGGGATAGAGAAAGGCGAAAGCGTGCTCATAGAACACACCTCGCTTTCCAATCATCCCCTTCTCTTCCACACCATAGGCGAAACTTACGGATGGGAAAAGATACTGGTCGTGGACATTATAGACTCGCTCCTGCCCGTACTCGGGTGGCTCAACGCCGCGGGGCTTCAGGTGCCAATGAGCATCGCCAGAATAAAGGCCGGCGGTATCTCCAACTGGGGGAGGGTGGTCCTTGAGTTAAACCCCCACAAAGATCCGGGGATATTCCTGACCATATTCACTAAGAAACTGAAGGAGTACTACTCCGAAAACCCCGGGACGGTGACGGTGATACTGAACCCCGAGAGGGTTATCCCAATACAGGGCGGTGACAGACGCCTCATCCTGTCTCTGGCCAACCTTGCATCGGCCTTCCTTGGAAACCCGAACAGGAAAACCTTCTACTTTGTAAACAGGGAGATAGCCGACAGGAGCTATCTGGCATTGCTTGAGGAAACCTTTACGAGGGTTCTCGTTGTGGAGAACGACGGAAAGACCAGAATAGCAAAATCGCCCCGCTGA